In Paraflavitalea devenefica, a single window of DNA contains:
- a CDS encoding DUF6443 domain-containing protein: MSKHTTNCQQTVRRYLAIGLLFLQGIVRAQAPAALPATYNSNIKVNYVRTWNAKAPDTGSASLVTRVLKDVQQTTAYFDGLGRPLQTVVKQGSLTTGSSPVDLVSPVIYDEFGREKYKYLPFAANNAGSNGSISDGLFKLNPFQQQVQFYNAQLTGQSGETNVGSNSLNWAYSQTAFEASPLNRVQESFAPGSSWVGSTARSAENDRRSVKAKYLINTIADSVRVWTVTDVANDWGTYATAAIYTAGELYKNITVDEHSKQIVEFKDKEGQVILKKVQLTATADNGSGSGHTGWLCTYYLYDDLNRLRLVIQPRGVEYLLAAAWSNSSLINQALPNLSFRYEYDQRGRMVRKKVPDAGEVWMVYDARDRLVLSQTAQMRSRKQWLYTQYDELNRQIATGLIPDNTNYNNYTYHQVRADTSTSYPNLNNYTEEELTRNFYDDYTWRSSYSNPLSDTYNTSYNTYLQTASNTTWPYPQANVQTSLTKGLLTGTRAKIVGSSNTYLYTVNIYDEKGRVIQTLATNMASGEEHSTTQYTFSGQPLVIVLRTRKAGSNNPQTHVVATTMTYDDLGRVLTIKKDLHSFFNNTNQHLYKPQQVIVQHEYDAQGQLKTKKLLPTGGSGGGPLETLSYDYNIRGWMLGTNRSYAKDTNSTTSHFGFELAYDKNALAVNNLTDNYADTLFNGNIAGMLWKSAGDSRVRRYDFTYDAVNRLTNAYFKQFTGSGFNLNAGVDFSATGLSYDVNGNILSMNQRGLKANKSETIDSLVYNYLDYSNRLKNVIDHFNDTATTLGDFRASAKYVNDLGAPKNTNTTDYGYDVDGSLVKDLNKNLGDASNNGIVYNHLNLPASILVKKAGGGNKGLIQYYYDAFGIKLRKVVSDSSVNPVKVTTTTYLGGCVYENDTLQFIGYEEGRLRYVKRRFLSGDTAYQFQYDFFLKDHLGNIRMVLTEQTDTAHYIATLEAAYRAKENQLFYNIPQTNYSKALVPGGYPTDNTTVPNDSLARTNGSNNKIGPAIVLKVMSGDKVDIAVKSFYLGSGAGSGTNDPIADILTSLATGIVGMAGESKGTLSALGNSGSSPLLGALNSFRNEENATPSNKPKAYLNWILLDEQLQYVSASSGADLIKDTGNIYALTSGGLVTMTRNGFLYIYVSNETQNRDVFFDNLSVQHYTGPITEETHYYPFGLTMAGISSKALKPSYVENDKKYNGIEFEGDMGLEVYDAQLRELDPQMGRWWQIDPKTENMEMWSPYASNYDNPIRYSDLLGDEGEECCRGLRLALASGAGALNGLLNGLTFGAWSTKPISSTQYTDEELAYYNKAVQVGQLSTLPTSMMINPLSPLSLSTEGSAVSLTPTIPLFSPATPGDRVNSSSSEDPAESSSNSASEKSPYDIGKEGMDATGLKQNTTRIPSATETAQYRVPDVLTDNTIAEVKNVKKLSLSNQIKDYIAYSQEKGLILDLHVRPTTVLSKPLQQKIVDGSINLKILPK, translated from the coding sequence ATGAGCAAGCATACAACTAACTGTCAGCAAACAGTCCGCCGGTACCTGGCAATAGGGTTATTGTTCCTGCAGGGCATCGTACGGGCTCAGGCACCTGCCGCTTTACCCGCCACCTATAACAGCAATATCAAAGTCAACTATGTCCGTACCTGGAATGCCAAAGCACCAGATACAGGCAGTGCTAGCCTGGTCACCCGTGTCCTTAAAGACGTTCAGCAAACTACCGCTTACTTCGATGGCCTGGGCCGTCCCCTGCAAACCGTCGTAAAGCAAGGTTCACTGACTACCGGCAGCAGCCCGGTTGATCTCGTCAGCCCGGTGATCTATGATGAATTTGGAAGAGAAAAGTATAAATACCTGCCCTTTGCTGCCAACAATGCCGGCAGCAATGGTTCCATCAGTGATGGTCTTTTCAAGCTCAATCCTTTCCAGCAACAGGTGCAGTTTTACAATGCGCAGCTAACCGGTCAATCCGGTGAAACCAACGTAGGAAGTAACAGTCTCAACTGGGCCTATAGCCAAACCGCCTTCGAAGCTTCCCCGCTCAACCGGGTACAGGAATCCTTTGCGCCCGGCAGCAGTTGGGTGGGTTCAACTGCACGGTCCGCTGAAAACGACCGGCGTTCGGTAAAAGCCAAATACCTGATCAATACGATTGCCGACAGTGTGCGGGTCTGGACAGTTACTGATGTGGCTAATGACTGGGGCACCTATGCCACCGCTGCCATCTATACGGCAGGAGAACTCTATAAAAACATTACGGTGGATGAGCATAGCAAACAGATAGTGGAATTCAAAGACAAAGAAGGCCAAGTCATCTTGAAAAAAGTACAGCTCACTGCCACAGCCGACAATGGCAGCGGTAGCGGGCATACCGGTTGGCTCTGTACCTACTACCTTTATGATGATCTTAACCGGCTGCGTCTGGTTATCCAGCCGCGTGGTGTGGAGTACCTGCTGGCAGCAGCCTGGAGCAACAGTTCCCTGATCAATCAGGCATTGCCCAACCTTTCCTTCCGGTATGAATATGATCAACGCGGCCGCATGGTCCGCAAGAAAGTACCCGATGCCGGCGAGGTTTGGATGGTCTACGATGCCCGCGATCGTCTGGTGCTTAGCCAGACCGCTCAAATGCGCAGCCGCAAGCAATGGCTCTATACCCAATACGATGAACTCAACCGGCAAATAGCCACCGGCCTCATTCCCGATAATACCAACTATAATAACTACACTTATCACCAGGTCCGGGCTGATACCAGCACCAGCTATCCCAACCTGAACAATTATACCGAAGAAGAGCTTACCCGCAACTTCTATGATGACTATACCTGGCGCAGCAGTTATAGCAATCCACTTAGTGACACCTACAATACTTCCTACAATACCTACCTGCAAACTGCCTCCAATACTACCTGGCCCTACCCGCAAGCCAATGTGCAAACGAGCCTTACCAAAGGCCTGCTTACCGGTACCCGGGCCAAGATCGTGGGTAGCAGCAATACCTATCTCTACACGGTGAACATCTATGATGAAAAAGGACGTGTGATACAAACGCTGGCCACCAACATGGCCAGCGGAGAAGAACATTCCACTACCCAGTACACTTTCAGTGGTCAGCCCCTGGTCATTGTACTCAGAACACGCAAGGCAGGTTCCAACAACCCGCAAACCCATGTGGTAGCTACCACGATGACCTATGATGACCTGGGCCGCGTATTGACCATCAAAAAAGACCTGCATTCCTTCTTTAACAATACCAATCAGCATCTCTACAAACCGCAGCAGGTCATTGTCCAACATGAATACGATGCCCAGGGGCAATTGAAAACAAAAAAACTCCTGCCCACCGGTGGCAGTGGTGGCGGGCCCCTGGAAACCCTTTCCTATGATTACAACATCCGGGGCTGGATGCTGGGCACCAACCGGAGCTATGCCAAAGACACCAACAGCACCACCAGCCATTTTGGCTTTGAGCTGGCTTATGATAAAAATGCCCTTGCTGTCAATAACCTTACCGACAACTATGCCGATACGCTCTTCAACGGCAATATTGCCGGTATGCTCTGGAAAAGCGCCGGTGACAGCCGTGTACGCCGCTACGACTTCACTTATGATGCCGTGAACCGACTTACCAATGCTTATTTCAAACAATTCACCGGCAGCGGTTTTAACCTCAATGCCGGCGTAGACTTCAGTGCTACTGGCCTCAGCTATGATGTCAACGGCAATATTCTCAGCATGAACCAGCGGGGATTAAAAGCCAATAAATCGGAGACTATTGACAGCCTTGTTTATAATTATCTGGACTATTCCAACAGGCTGAAAAACGTCATAGACCACTTCAATGACACGGCTACCACGCTCGGCGACTTCCGCGCATCGGCCAAATATGTGAATGACCTGGGGGCTCCCAAAAACACCAATACCACCGATTATGGATACGACGTGGATGGCAGCCTGGTCAAAGACCTCAACAAAAACCTGGGCGATGCCAGCAATAATGGCATCGTGTACAATCACCTGAACCTGCCTGCTTCCATCCTTGTCAAAAAAGCAGGGGGAGGCAATAAAGGCCTCATCCAATATTACTACGACGCTTTTGGCATTAAACTCCGTAAAGTGGTTTCGGACAGCAGCGTCAATCCGGTTAAAGTCACCACCACTACCTACCTCGGCGGCTGCGTGTATGAGAATGACACCCTGCAATTCATCGGTTATGAAGAAGGGCGGTTGCGCTATGTAAAAAGGCGTTTCCTGAGTGGGGACACTGCCTACCAGTTCCAGTACGACTTCTTCCTTAAAGACCACCTGGGCAATATACGCATGGTGCTTACGGAGCAAACCGACACCGCGCATTACATAGCTACCCTGGAAGCAGCTTACCGGGCCAAGGAAAATCAACTGTTTTACAACATTCCGCAAACCAACTATTCCAAAGCATTGGTGCCGGGTGGTTATCCAACAGATAATACGACTGTACCCAATGACTCACTGGCCCGTACCAATGGCAGCAACAATAAAATAGGTCCGGCCATTGTGCTGAAGGTCATGAGTGGTGATAAAGTAGATATTGCTGTGAAAAGCTTTTACCTGGGCAGCGGCGCCGGCAGTGGCACCAATGATCCCATAGCCGACATCCTCACCTCGCTGGCCACCGGTATAGTAGGAATGGCCGGTGAAAGCAAGGGTACTCTTTCAGCATTGGGCAACAGCGGCAGTAGTCCGCTGCTGGGAGCTTTAAACAGCTTCCGCAATGAGGAAAATGCCACACCTTCAAACAAACCCAAAGCCTACCTGAACTGGATATTGCTCGATGAGCAGTTACAATACGTATCTGCCAGCAGCGGCGCTGATCTGATAAAAGACACCGGTAATATCTACGCCCTCACCAGCGGCGGACTGGTCACTATGACCAGGAACGGATTTTTGTATATTTACGTCAGCAATGAAACCCAAAACCGGGATGTGTTCTTTGATAACCTGAGCGTACAACATTACACTGGCCCTATTACCGAGGAAACCCACTATTATCCGTTTGGGCTTACCATGGCAGGGATATCATCAAAAGCCTTAAAGCCAAGCTACGTTGAAAATGATAAAAAGTATAATGGAATAGAGTTTGAGGGCGATATGGGATTGGAGGTATATGATGCTCAACTCCGGGAGTTAGATCCCCAAATGGGACGTTGGTGGCAAATAGACCCGAAGACAGAAAATATGGAGATGTGGTCTCCGTATGCTTCTAACTATGATAACCCCATTAGATATAGTGATCTGCTGGGAGATGAAGGTGAAGAATGTTGTCGTGGTCTTAGATTGGCTCTGGCTTCAGGCGCAGGTGCTTTGAACGGTCTTCTCAATGGCTTGACGTTTGGTGCATGGTCTACTAAACCTATTAGTTCTACACAGTATACTGATGAAGAACTGGCGTATTACAATAAAGCAGTGCAAGTAGGTCAACTATCAACTCTACCCACGTCAATGATGATAAACCCGCTATCCCCTCTATCACTTTCGACGGAAGGGTCTGCTGTTTCATTAACTCCAACAATACCTTTATTTTCCCCTGCTACCCCTGGTGATAGGGTTAATAGCAGCTCTAGTGAAGACCCTGCAGAGAGTAGTTCAAATAGCGCAAGTGAAAAGTCCCCTTACGATATAGGTAAGGAAGGAATGGACGCTACTGGACTTAAACAAAATACGACAAGAATACCTTCTGCTACAGAAACTGCTCAGTATCGTGTTCCTGATGTATTGACAGATAATACAATTGCCGAAGTAAAAAATGTTAAAAAGCTTTCATTGTCCAATCAAATCAAAGATTATATAGCGTATAGCCAAGAAAAAGGATTGATACTGGACTTGCATGTACGACCTACTACTGTTCTAAGCAAACCATTGCAACAGAAGATAGTTGATGGTAGTATAAATTTAAAAATTTTACCAAAATAG